From the genome of Capsicum annuum cultivar UCD-10X-F1 chromosome 4, UCD10Xv1.1, whole genome shotgun sequence:
ttagctagtcttaaacttttattatatttttttaaatataaaaattaattagttgttattatattatttttattggttattattattatcttcttttaaaaaaaatatattttttcaaaattcaaaaaaatcctACCCTAATAGATAACtacttccccccccccccccccccccccccccaaaaaaaaaaaaatccctctaCTTAAGGACTTCTTCTCCTAGATTTCAACTACATGACTACATTCATTATCAGATacttgaaagtaaaaaaaaaaaatagagaaaacacAGAGAAAAAAAGACAAAGTGAAAATCAAAAAACATCAGaaacaaagagagaaaagaaaaaagcatTGAAGTTGGAGTTCCGTTCAAATTTTAGGTGACAGtgttcaagttttttttttttttttttaaatttatcaacaGGTTCTTATCCGTTTTTGTActgttatttcataaattttaattcaatGACTTCATGTATATCATCCAATATGCAAGAAtttgattattgatatgattgtGATTATAAGTTGCATTGTATATCtgattctttaaatatttttgtttatgtaaaaatgatgaatcaaaatgagtagagtttttttttttttttttttaaaagtgaatatttaaaataatacatgacaGATCCGGAATAGTTTGTACTGAATTGTCAAAGAGCCAGACACcatattttcgttctagtttttggtaaataaaaatttcaatagGTGCTGGGTAGGGTGTTTCACGTGAGAATAGCCCTACAGTAATTTAATGAAATCTTTTTTCCTAAAAGAAATTTCATTATATTATTGAAATAAACAATCCTTTTAATTCATGGAATTTCTGTGGCAGTGGACCTTTTTCCATCATGATTGGCTTTGGTTTTCACTTGTTAAAAAATAGAtggtgttttgatttatttttattttttttggaattttgtgtAAATTGATCCAAATATTAATGTTTCGTGAtctatgtttaaattttttaattagtgATCCCTTTAATAATGATCTCTTAAATGGGTCTCATAGGTTTAGTAATTAGGctacacttttaaaaaaatataattaacgaatttgtttttatttcataaattgttAGTTGAGTTTTGGtattgaatgtctaattgattaTTTCAAGAGGATTTAGAAGAGTATTTATAATTTGGGGGTCTAAACAAGTTTCTAAGGCTTAATAATTAGTGTGAAAAAGGTTACGAATTTATTCAAGATCTATCATAATATTAGAGGAGAAGGGAGGAAAAACACATTTGTAAGGGCGCGAGTGAGTTGCGGACTAATTTCAAATCTGTCACAATTTTAATGAAAAGAGTAAATTTAGGTATTGTGAATTTATAATAGACTAACCAACGCCTTTAACGTTAGACAAATTTTAGATAATGTTTAAAATGTTCGTCTCAATTgagaatgcggcgtacgcatctttctgaaatatttaaaatttcaaggatgcaataatgcaccttgacaaatatctttctaaaattaattttatcagtttatttaattagtataaaataatagacaaattttaatatattaaaaatgagcgaatCTAGACCctaacataatttataaaaatagtttaagtcaaaaaaagtcaataaaagcgaccgtgctagaatcacaggactcgaggggtgcctaactaCTTCTCttcgatcaatagaattccttacccggttttctgttttcgcagaccaaataaaagagtcattttcttttgactagggattcaaaaaggtgacttggaacaccataactcaattccaagtgacgactctgtaaataaaataatccctattcaaaaccgttactttaattggaaaaatccttcgactcGAACCCTtcgggcgaaaaaggggtgtgacagtacTATTAACAAGAGATAATGAAAATTAAAGTGGTTTGATTTGGGCATTATTTGAGTTATTAGATGTTTATGTGCTATAATGCACTAATTGTACCATAAAAAATTGTAAGTTCACACAAGATCGGGAGAAGTAAATACTTACTCTCGCACCTTGTAGTTCTCATATCAAATAGGTAATCACCAGTCTCTCACATGaactttttgatgtaatgatatgCAATTTACATACAACATTTTCATGAGAATTTTTGGTTATATATATACAGGCTGAAAGGAAATGAGCAAATCATCCATAGGCAATTAGAAAATCCACCCTcaatacaaataacaaatatCAAACTTGATATTGTGTGTTAATGCTACAGTATCTTGTAGTTTAATGTGCAACATTGTTAACTGTCTTTAGCCATTTGGTTTATCAACAGTTTTACCTTAAAGAAGTTGAAGTATTTGCAAAACTGTGTCCTGCACTACTAAATTCTTCATCATCTCTTTTTGATTCTTGAATGTATAATTAGATATCAGACCTCCACTTGTTGATAGTCTTTGAGAAGACGCGGCCATTGATGCCACTCATAAGGAAAGAATAAGTAGTCTCCTTCTCCGATATCATACAAAATTTCTGCTATATTCTTTTCCAagtcatatgaaattcatatACAGGTAATAGATGTGTGGATTAGCAGGATGAACAATATTTTACAAGTGTATATGTTAAATTCGCAGCATATTTCCTGATCGTGCTCTCAAGGCACCAGACTGTAATCTTTGCCGCGACACATGATGCATAATAGAGAGCTCCACCTGATACTCCAAGGTAACAATCGCCCGCGGCTTTCATCTCTTGAGTCAATTGCAAAGCCCAGAAACACCTGTCGACACTATCATAAAGAATGATCTGTGATTCTTCATCAATCCAACAAAATACTCCATCGATTACCCCAGCTGATGTTACTTTCCTCCAACTTGAAAGGGGAATCCTTAGAGGTACATCTAGCGTGAGATCAATCGTAGTCCACACGTTATTCTGAGAAGAGAAGCTTTCAATTGTTACACTCGAACGAAAATCTAACCAAGGTAGGGCATAGCGAAATATAGTAAAGGAGATTACATCTTTTTCAGGATCATCTACTTTACAATGAAATCCAATATAAGATGAAGGATGTTCGAGGTATAAGGACAGGAACATGTTGCCTCGTTGCAGGATTATAAACATAGTGAAGCTTctgatatcttatagcctcagcGCTAAGAATGAATACAATTCCCTGCCAAGAAAATTGACTGATTCATCTAAACTGCCATCAATCACTTCTGATGATTTCTTCGACGAGAAGAAAAAATGGATATTTTCAGGACCGACGATGCCTCTAGCTTGACAAAAGAAGCCCATCATGTATGGGTGAGGACTCCATCGTTGAGAACGACAACTATAAACTAAAGATTGATCAACAATACACTTCCACCATTGCTTACACACACTTGCAAACCTTGCAACAGATTTTGAAGGCAAACGATGCAATATTTTGATTGTGATATCCTCAGACAACTCGATTGCACTTATATCAGACGCTTCATACCGACATTCGAGTTATCTCTTCTGCCAATTTTGGTTTTCATAGAACTGTGAATAATTTTTTCCCAACAACTCGTGTGATCTCAGATCCCTGAAAGCAATGCAGAATCGTGGATTCCtccaataaattaaattttatcaactactaataaaatttaatttttcgtcTTTAATGGTAAATTTCAAGAATATTTAGCAAGGGATGTATAATATATAGCATATTGTAAAACATAACTTATATATAAAACTAATATTCAAAATCATGGATCAAATAAAAGTTGGTACCTGAAGCTGAAGCCTTTGTACAACAATGAGAATAACAAGAAGGTTTGTGATAAGTTTAGAGGCACAATAACCCTAATAGTAAAGAGGTGATAAATTTATAGCGCTAGTTTTACGTTTTTGGTTGATTTGTGGTTAAGTTATATTAGGACATAatatgagaattaaataataatgagatttttttaaaaagaaattaaaattaatttttttgatcaaAATCTAATGTAAAAATGTTTCTTTATTTAAGAAAGGGTGACAACACAAAATACTTGTCGAACTGCAAGTTAATATCAAAGCATCACAATTCTAAACAGTAATCACTTAACTAATTGCAGAATCATGATCAGAAGATACGATAATATTGAATCGCATTAATCAATTAAGTACTGATAGCAGAATCCTGATTAGGAGATACAATAATATTGGATCAATACATATGAGTTTGAGAAATTACATTCACGCTACATTAACATCAACTATACACACTGTTATAATGTGATTCAAAACGGGACTGTGTATGGCAATGCATACAAATCAACATCTTGAAGGTATTGTGCCTTTGGTGGGCACATCAATGCAGAGTAGCTTGCACAATTTGTGCCATTGCTGCCAACACTTTTTTCTTGGACTCGTATTTGCTTGGGTTTTCTTTGGAATAGCCAAGATTGATCATCGTCATCTAAGTTGAGATTATAGCGTTGCAGGATGCCAATTCTCCATCAAATTCTTATACTGGTGAAATTCTCTGCTTTTCTCGTCCCTCTTCCTTTTATTGCTATTTTCGGCGCTTTCAGATGAATTATGTGAACACACTGCCTGCCCATGTTCCTTAGTAAGATTGCTCCTCTCCAATTTTGTCTCCGATTTTCTCTTCAACTCTGTGAAGCTTTTCTGCATTATTACTGCACTTGTTCTGTTTAATCAAGTCGTCGTATGATGATTTTGGGGGGTGCATTGCCATGTTGAATATCTTGCTTTTGCATTTTTCAAACTCGAATCTTCTTTGTGGAGAAACAACCGCTCTTTCCATTTCCATTATTACTTACACTCAGAGTAACAAGAAGAAGAACAATTATGGAAGTTTAGAAATTCAGAAAAGAGTAACAAGAAGAACAATTATGAAAGTTTAGGATTTTCGTAACAACTCAAGGCTTTGCTCTCTTATATAGGAAATTTAGAAACCTTTTTAAGGTATATTTTAGGAAACGCGTACTTACTCCTTTTCCTACTCAAAGTAGGAGAAGTTCAATATTTCCTTCCCGAGCAAGTAATGGTACAATTAACAACCTTAAAgtcttaattaataatattatctAGATgaacaatgatttttttttttttcacttaaaaaaaaaattaacgttATATATGTTAAAACACATAAGTTCAAATGGGGGAAAATTTATATAAGGCAAAACTTAattgataaaatcaattcttaaAATCATAAATGAATTAATATTTaggattttgaaatatgattagaTTTTCACTACTTTACTATAACTACTCAActtgaaatataaaattataaatgaaGTAACAGGTGTTTAATTACGAATTTGGTTGTGCTTTTTAGTTTCATGGAGCGTTCCATCGTGCTTTGAGATGATTATATCTATTTCGTAGTTCGTAGAGTCCCATCTTTTattggaattttaaaatttagtagTTACCATAGAAAACAATTGCTAGAGCAACTATTTTTTAACAGTTCCATAAGAAGGATACGAATTCTTATTAAGATCAACTTGACCAAGAAGTTTTTGGCTAAAATGTAAATTCAAGGAAATGACTTGTTTTCTGCATTACACCAAGCGCAGACAGCAAATGTTACAATAGtggttttagaaaaaaagaaattgtctTTTTTTATGACAACAAGTACCACCTCCTTCCTTCGGCCCTTTTCACATTGGCACTTCGGAGAAGCAAATCTTGATTACCATTATGCGGGTCGAAGTATCTGGTTGCCGGGTTGGTTAAATGTTGTTAATGAATAgtaattcattatttttaacaATAGGGTCCTGAGACTTTTTAGTTAACTTGTGGTCgaaataattgattttttgtaATTCATTCAAGGAAACTTTTAATTTGTGTACCATTTCTTAAACAGATGTATGCATAAATTAGATTGGAGATGTATGCACCAATTAATCTAACTGCAAAATTAAAGGGTACACTAAACCCTATACCCCTCATGGATTTAGAAATGTACAAACTAATGTTGACATCAATTATGCTTTTAACTGTAAAGAGAACACCATGAAAGAtgataaacataaaaattaaccAGTAATTAATGAAAATGCACATTCAATAAAGAGGATTTGAGAAGAGAAAATCCATTACTAAATTGATCTACTGACTGGAGTAGAACAAGGGATGTTTAAGGAGATGTAACTGGCagctgaaaaaataaaaagaatattttcGACATTGTAACTAAACTCCAGGTTAAACTACATCAGTTTCCAGAGAAAAGCTACAAAACTCCCTGGGCAGTATATCCAGCTAACACCTGTACTATACACACAAATGTAATGTGATTCAAAACGGGACTGTGTAGGGCAATGCATACAAATCAACATCTTGAAGGTACTGTGCCCGCGGCCACAATGAAGTGCAGCTTCCACAAGTTGTGTCATTGCTGCCTACACTTTTTTCCTCCACTCGCGTTTGCTTAGGTTTTCTTTGGAATAGCCATGATTGATCATCATCATCTAAGTCGAGATTATCACTTTGCAGACTTGGTGGAAGCCAGTTCTCAATCAAATTCTTGTACTGAAACTCTATGCTGTTCTCCTGCACTTTGGAGCATGATGGAGTTGCATTGTCAACAGCCACACGATCGACCCATCCATGAGCGGATGTACTTGGCTCTGAAACTGATGCAGGTTTCAACAAAGGATTGGCTGCTCTGTCGGCTGTTATCCTCAGAGTTACTTCTGCTTCTTGTTGAGCAGGTTTTAACAAGTGCTTCTCTTTGGAAGCTGATGTCTCAGCTTGCACAGCCTTTTTAGACAATCTAATCCTGATAATGCTACCTATTGTCAGGCAAGACGACTTGAGATTAGCAAcagaaataacataaaataagacCAAATTGACAAGTAAAATGATGGAAAAATGACCCACCATGCGCCTGTATGCCAGTATGTGAAGGTGAGGCAGGCCTCTTCCTTTTATTGCTATTCTGGGTGCTGTCAGATGAGCAGCTGGAATTCTGTGAACATACGGCTTTCCCATGTTCCTCAGTGAGATTGCTCCTCTCTAACAGCTCAGCTTCATCTTCTAGACTTTTAAACAAGTACTTCCCTTTGGACTCATGAGTGGCCTTGTCCAATCCAAGACTACTCTTCTCCTTTTTTGCCTTCTTCTCTTCCTTTCTCTTTTCCTTCTTTTCCCTTTTCCTTTCCTTCTTTTCTGCTTTAGCTATCTCTCTCTCCTTTTGGAGCTTTAGTGCAGCAGGATAACAAGTTCAGAATAGAGGGACATAGAGGAATAACACAACATGACCAGAAGGATAATGAACAAGTAAGATCCTCACATATGTGTGGATCATTCACTGATCTTTTATCACATCAAACAGGCATGAGCGTACCACCAAACATGTGCCAGGTACGCAATATATACTTGCATCAATACCAACAATGCAGAATCGCAGTCACTAGTTCTATGTATCACACACGGGCCCTGATCTTACATCAAGTTGCATAAAAAGTTGTAACCAAGTATAATCATGAAAGACTCCCAACAAAAGGAGACATACAAATGGAACAATTAAACAGGTAGCAGAAGAATAACCTTGTTAACTATGCACCACATAAACAAAACACTTCACATTGTGGACCCAACCAAATTCTCTGAAGTGTAACTGAAGATACAAAAACAATCATTTAAAATGCTTAAATGCAGACTATGGTTGTGTCAAGCTACCCAAGGGAgtccttgaaaaaaaaaaagtgatttcaCATAAAGAATCTCACTTACACTTCTGTCGATACCCAACAGAGAGGAGAGGCTAAGCAGGAAAGAGGCAAGGCATGGACACAAGTTAATTGGAGAATACACAGTTAAAAAATAAGGCGCAACTAGTAGTTTAAAATAGAGAGTCTCGTTAGG
Proteins encoded in this window:
- the LOC107866863 gene encoding kinesin-related protein 12, whose amino-acid sequence is MSRCFPYPPPGYSMNRASNEALIESIKLQKEREIAKAEKKERKREKKEKRKEEKKAKKEKSSLGLDKATHESKGKYLFKSLEDEAELLERSNLTEEHGKAVCSQNSSCSSDSTQNSNKRKRPASPSHTGIQAHGSIIRIRLSKKAVQAETSASKEKHLLKPAQQEAEVTLRITADRAANPLLKPASVSEPSTSAHGWVDRVAVDNATPSCSKVQENSIEFQYKNLIENWLPPSLQSDNLDLDDDDQSWLFQRKPKQTRVEEKSVGSNDTTCGSCTSLWPRAQYLQDVDLYALPYTVPF